From the genome of Pseudomonas hamedanensis:
GCTACGAAGGTCGCCCGACGGATTCGCTGTACAGCCTGGACCCGCGCGGCATCGTTGCCTACGTCGGCACCTTTTCGAAAACCCTGCTGCCCGAGCTGCGTTTGGGTTATGCGATCCTGCCGCCGGCGATCCTCGAAGCGGTGGTCCGCGCCAAACAGCTCACCGACCTGCATGCGTCCACTCTGCCGCAATGGGCGCTGGCCAAATTCATCGCCGAGGGCTGCCTGCTCAAGCATATCCGCCGCTGCCACACGATTTACGCCCAACGTCGCGAGCGGATTCTCGCGCGTATGGCCAGCGACCTCTCGCCTTGGCTCGAAGCGGTGCCGCCCAGCGCCGGATTCCACATGGCGGCGCTGTGCAAGAAGCCGATCGACTTGGCGCTGGTGATCGAGCTGGCAAAAAAGGTCGAGGTCGGGCTGTACGCCATCGACAGTTTCTATTACCAGCAACCGGTGCAAAGCGCGTTGTACTTCGGCTTTGGCGCCATCGAGACGCTGGATATCGACATCGCCCTGGACCGCCTGCGTGACATCCTCGAACAGCTGTCATGAGCCGTTGGTATAAGGCTTTAACTGCCGATTGGTTATTGGTGATTCACCCGCGCGGGCCTATTCTGCACAGGCGTTATCCCTCAATGAGCAGGATTCGTCCGGCCTGATTCAGGAGTGTGAGCAATGTCCAACGAAGTGATCAACACCGTCCAGGTGCAGGCCGCCGCCGGCCGTTCGGACGAACTGGGCAAGCAACTGCAGAAAATCGTCGACACCCTGCGCGAAACCCCAGGCTGCGACTCTTACCTGGTCGACCGCTGCCCCGAGGATAGCCACCGCTGGATGGTCAGCGCCCGCTGGCAGTCCGAAGCGGCGATGCAAGCGCATTTCAACCGGCCCGAGGCGCAGGGGTTTATCGATTTGATTGATAGCCGGCTGGCCAATAGCGTGGACTTCAACAGTTTCCCGATCGTCTGAACCGGCCCCTTCGCGAGCAAGCTCGCTCCCACAAGGTTATTCGTTGCTCCCAAGATAGCTGAGCAACCTCGAACCCTGTGGGAGCGAGCTTGCTCGCGAAGGCGTCTTGCGCCGCGCCGCAAATCCCTCTGACACCGCCAATTGGCCCCCCCATCTTCGCGAACATTGGCCGTTTGAATGCCCCACCCCGCGGACTACTGTGATCAGCAACACCCAACCTCACAGGTAACCCGCCATGAAAGCCCTGCCCCTGCTCGCCGCCGCCCTCGCCTTTAGCCTTTCGACCGCCGCCCTGGCCCACGACCCCTCCGAAAAAATCACCGTCCTGCAAGAACAACTGCTGAAAAACGCCCCCGGCAAAAAAGCCATGATGATCGAAGTCGACTACCAACCCGGCCAATCCTCGATTGCTCACAAACACGAAGGCACCGCCATGGCCTATGTGCTCGAAGGTGAGGTGATTTCTCAGGTCAAGGGTGAACAGGCGATCACTTACAAAAAGGGTCAGTTCTGGTACGAACCCGCCGGCTCCGAACATTTAGTGTCGAAAAATGCCAGCCAGAGCAAGCCTGCCAAGTTGCTGGTGTTCATGGTATTGGCGCCAGAGGAGCAAGTGTTGATCCCGTTGGAACATTGATGGCTGTTGCTCCCGGCGATAAATAAAAAGGCGTAAACCTGCCGTTTACGCCTTTTTTATTCAAGCCAATCAGCAAGCACTTTCAGCAGAGTTATAAATGGCAAATCATTAAGCATCGACAAAACCACACGAAAAATCTTTAACACATACACATTCACTCACGCACTTCTCTTGGACACCACAAGCATCGCCAATTACTGTTTGAACGCGAGCCAACGCTCGTTCAGTTTAACTAAATTCGAATTCGATTTTTATACAAAGAGAAGTTCATGAGCACAAATACAGAGAAATCCTTTATCGCTCGAATAAGCGCCGGCAATGCCCCGGCTATTTTTGTCGATCAGCATCCCATCCAGTTTCCGAAGCATTCGGACCATATTCTCACAACCGCTCACGCCTATTCGGAAATAGCAGAAAGCATGGTCCCCTATGATGGCGGCAATGACGATGCGCAGGGTATCGTGGCTTACTTCCGCTGCTACGGCGACTATTACAACATTCAAATACGCAGCGCCCAGCATTTTGGTTACTTCATCAGCAAGGGCCGTGACGGCCTTCTCGGCGCCTATTTTCCAGCCGGAGGCGACACCACTTCGTACAACCTTGTTGATAGTAGCGGGCGCTACGTCACGCTCGACCAATTCACAGGCAACCGCGCCGATATTCGACTGAAAGCACGAAACGACGCCTTCATTAAACGCAAACTGCGGACGGATCCGAACATTTATCTTTATGGCGATGCACCAGGGGAATCCGTGACGTTCACTTTGGATATTCTCGAACGCAATGTCGATTACCCAACTTCGACACAACCTTATAGCTAAGCGCGACGATGTATTGAAACAAAGGGCCCCATCGCGAGCAGGCTCACTCCTACAGGGGGGCGACGCATTCCAACTGTAGGAGTGAGCCTGCTCGCGATGAGGCCAGAACAGGCAATACAAATCCTTCAGGCATAAAAAAGCCCCGGCATCTCGCGATACCGGGGCTTTTTCATTCAGCCACTACTTATGCCAATTCAAGCTCGGCAGTCGCAGTCACCGCAGGCACAACCGCTTGCCCGCTCAGTGCCAGATCCAGCAGCTCACGGTTGGCCACCGCATACATGGCGTAGTCCGTGCCGCTCGCCGCACGGATTTCTACCAGCATGGCGCGCCAGCGCGAGATCATGCTGTCGTGCTGGGCCATCCATAGCGCCAGGCGTGCTTCCACGTCCTGGGTGCCGTCGCCCTGTTGCAGGACGGAGATGGTGATGGCGCGCTGTTGCCAGTCGACGTCATCGCGGAACGCTTCACGGGCCAAGGCTTGCCAGTTGTTTTCAACCGGCAACGCGCTGATCTGTTGC
Proteins encoded in this window:
- a CDS encoding putative quinol monooxygenase; this translates as MSNEVINTVQVQAAAGRSDELGKQLQKIVDTLRETPGCDSYLVDRCPEDSHRWMVSARWQSEAAMQAHFNRPEAQGFIDLIDSRLANSVDFNSFPIV
- a CDS encoding cupin domain-containing protein; the encoded protein is MKALPLLAAALAFSLSTAALAHDPSEKITVLQEQLLKNAPGKKAMMIEVDYQPGQSSIAHKHEGTAMAYVLEGEVISQVKGEQAITYKKGQFWYEPAGSEHLVSKNASQSKPAKLLVFMVLAPEEQVLIPLEH